GAAGGAGGCCTTCCAGCGCTTCATCGAGGAGCTCGACAGCGGCAAGCTCTTCCTCCTCGAGAGCGACGTGCAGCGACTCGCCCGCTTCGAGACGGTCATGGACGACGAGCTCCGCGCCGGCGACCTCGCGCTCGGACGCAAGGGCGTCGCGCTGCTCACCGGCCGTCGCCGCGTCGTCGCCGACGTGATCGCGCGGACGCTCGCCGCCCCGCTCGACTTCAGCGCGAACGAGACGATCGAGACCGACCCGAAGAAGCGTGCATTCTGCAAGACGGAGGAGGAGCTCGCGGCGCGGTGGCGCGGCGTCCTCAAGCTCCAGGTCCTCGAGCGCGCGCAGCAGCTCGAGGACATCCTCGAGCGGAAGGCCAACCCGAAGCCGGGCGACAAGCCGGCCGACGCCGACGACGCGCGGCGCGAGGCGGCGGCGGAGAAGGCGCTCGGCGAGATCCCGGCGACGTTCGAAGGGCGTCGCGACAAGGTGCAAAAGGAGATCGCCACGCGCTACGCGACGCAGTTCGTGCGCCTCGCGACCGCGGACAAGCTCGAGCCGGCGCAGACGTTCATCAACGCGCTGAATGCCGTTTACGATCCGCATACGAATTACCTACCCCCGGCGGAAGAGGCCGATTTCGATATTGCGATGACGGGCCGGCTCGAGGGAATCGGCGCCACGCTCCGCGAGCAAGACCATTACATCCTCGTGAACGACCTCGTCCCCGGCGGCGCGGCGGAGCAGCAGGGCAAGCTCGAGATAGGCGATTTGATCCTCGCCGTCGCGCAAGAGGGCAAAGAGCCCGTCGACGTGACCGACATGCCGATCGGCAAAGTCGTGAGCATGATCCGCGGCCCGAAGGGCACCGTCGTCATCCTCACCGTGAAGAAGCCCGACGACAGCATCAAGACGATCTCGATCACGCGCGACGTCGTCCGCATCGAGGCGACCTACGCCCGCGGCGCCGTCCTGAAGACGAAGGCGAACGGCGACGTCGGCTACGTGCACCTCCCCGGCTTCTACGGCGAGGGCGGCAGGCCCAAGCCCGGCGAGCGCAACGCCACCGCCGACATGCGCGCGCTCCTGACCCAGCTCACGAAGAAGGGCGTGAAGTCGCTCGTCTTCGATCTCCGCGGCAACGGCGGCGGCCTCCTCACCCACGCGCGCGACATCAGCGGCCTCTTCATCAAAGAAGGTCCCGTCGTCCAGACCAAGGACGGCAGCGGCGCGGTGGAGGTGCTGCGCGACACCGACGCCTCGATCGCGTTCGACGGCCCCGTCGTCGTCCTCGTCGATCGCTTCTGCGCCTCCGCGGCCGAGATCGTCGCGGGCGCGCTCCAGGACTACGAGCGCGCCGTCGTCGTCGGGTCGAGCGCGACGCACGGCAAGGGCACCGTCCAGGCGGTGCTCGACCTCGATCGCACGGTGAAGCAGCCGCCGCAGGCCGATCCGCTCGGCGTCTACAAGATCACGGTCCAGGAGTATTTCCGCGTGAGCGGCGGCTCCACCCAGCTGAAGGGCATCGTGCCCGACGTCCTCCTCCCCGATCCGACCTCCTTCGTCGAGTCCGGCGAGCGCACGCTCTTCCACGCGATCCCGTGGTCGACGATCGCCCCCGCCTCCTTCACGAAGGTGCCGCACGCGTGGAAGACGGCCGCCCTCGCGTCCGCGAGCGCCGCCCGCACCGGCGCGAACGCCGATCTCGCGACCGTCACGAAGTTCGCGAAGCTGATGGAAGCGCGGCGCGACAAGACGATGCGCCCCCTCGCGCGCGACGCGTGGCAGGCCGAATACAAGCGCATGAAGTCGGAGCTCGACGCGCTCGACCCGAAGAAGAACGAGCCGAAGCCGCTGCTGGAGGTCGTGCCGCTCACGGCGCAGGACGCGCCGGCCGCCGATCCGCGCGCGCAGAAGCGCGTCGACAAATGGAAGGACAGCCTCGCGCGCGACCTCTGGGTCGACGAGACGACGCGCATCCTCGCCGACATGATGAAGGCGCGCTGACGCCTCGCGCGCCCGTCGCGACCGCCGACCGAGCCCGAACGTCAACCGAGCCCGAACGTCTGCCGCATCGCGCGGCTCGCGTCGGTGCGCGCGCCTGCTTCGTCGCGCATGACCACCTGGGCGTGCTCCATCGCGCCGCGAGCTGCGCGGGCGCAGGTCCACACCGAGAAGAGGCTCGAACGTCCGGCCCTCGGCACGACGTCGACGCGCCGCACCGGCACGAGCCCCGCCGCCGCCGCGCCGCGAGCGACGCGCTCGGGCGCGCGCCCGTCGGCGCAGACGACGACCACGCCGTCGGGCGAGAGCACGCGCGCCGCGGCGGCGAGGTAGTCCTCGACGCCGCCGCGGAGCTCGATGCGCGCCGCCGCGCGCTGCGGATCGGGCGACGCCGACGCGGTCCCGAGCGGCAGGTACGGCGGCGTGCCGGTGACGAGATCGCAAGCGCCGTGCGGCCAGCCGCGCGTCGCGTCGCGGAGGTCGCCGTGAACGAGCCGCACCCGCTCGTCGAGCCCGTTCTCGCAGACGTTCCGCCGCGCGAGCTCGATGCTGACGTCCTGCGCCTCGATGCCGAAGCCGCGCGCCGCGGCGAGGCGCCATGCCACCATCAGCAGCACCGAGCCGATGCCGCACCCGAGATCGAGGAAGCTCGCCGCCGCGGGCGCGGCGTGCACGGCCTCCCACGCGGTCGCGAGATCGTCGACCGAGAACCGATGCCCCCGCCGCCGCTGCACGATCCGAAACGACGCGGTCAGGGCGTCGCTGGTGAGCTCACCGGCATCCATCAAGCGACGTCGATGATAGACGAGCGCGGGCCGGATAGAATGACCGCGAAATGACGAAGTCGCTCGTCCGCTACGCGGCGCTCCTGCGCGGCGTGAGCCCCATGAACTGCAAGATGCCCGAGCTCGCGCGGGCCTTCGAGGCGGCGGGGTTCGTGGACGTGAAGACGGTGCTGTCGAGCGGCAACGTCGTCTTCAGCGCTCGCGCCGCCACGGAGGCGACCTTGGCGAAGAAGGCCGAGGCCGCGATGTCCGAGCACATGGATCGCTCGTTCGCGACCATCGTGCGCGCGGTCGACGATCTGCGGGCGATCCTCGCCGCCGATCCGTTCGCGAAGGTTCGCTCGGCGCCCGGGGCGAAGCGCGTCGTGACCTTCCTCCGGACCCCACCTCGCGCCACCCTCGAGCTGCCGATCGAGGTCGACGGCGCGCGCATCCTCCGCGCCACGGACCGCGAAGTCTTCACCGTCTACGTCCCGAGCCCGCGCGGCGCCGTCTTCATGACGCTCATCGAGAAGACGTTCGGCAAGGACGTCACGACGCGCTCGTGGGAGACGGTGCAAAAGCTCGCGCGGTAGTCGTGACTGCGGCGCCCTCCTCGGCGAGCCGACGTCCGCATGGTGTACGTTGGGTTGGATGAGCACGACCCCGTTCGATTTCGAGGCTCTCGAGGAGCATCTCTTCGACGGCTGCGCCGAAGCGATCGCCTCCGTCCAGAGCGAGATCGGTCGCGAGGATCCGGCCGTCTTCTT
The DNA window shown above is from Labilithrix sp. and carries:
- a CDS encoding carboxy terminal-processing peptidase codes for the protein MRRSLLLLLVLALSCGSPRPADKRDGTAPPPSATASARPVDADLAEAPRDPREPLLASAAGTLLGQQHVRAHAIDDAISKEAFQRFIEELDSGKLFLLESDVQRLARFETVMDDELRAGDLALGRKGVALLTGRRRVVADVIARTLAAPLDFSANETIETDPKKRAFCKTEEELAARWRGVLKLQVLERAQQLEDILERKANPKPGDKPADADDARREAAAEKALGEIPATFEGRRDKVQKEIATRYATQFVRLATADKLEPAQTFINALNAVYDPHTNYLPPAEEADFDIAMTGRLEGIGATLREQDHYILVNDLVPGGAAEQQGKLEIGDLILAVAQEGKEPVDVTDMPIGKVVSMIRGPKGTVVILTVKKPDDSIKTISITRDVVRIEATYARGAVLKTKANGDVGYVHLPGFYGEGGRPKPGERNATADMRALLTQLTKKGVKSLVFDLRGNGGGLLTHARDISGLFIKEGPVVQTKDGSGAVEVLRDTDASIAFDGPVVVLVDRFCASAAEIVAGALQDYERAVVVGSSATHGKGTVQAVLDLDRTVKQPPQADPLGVYKITVQEYFRVSGGSTQLKGIVPDVLLPDPTSFVESGERTLFHAIPWSTIAPASFTKVPHAWKTAALASASAARTGANADLATVTKFAKLMEARRDKTMRPLARDAWQAEYKRMKSELDALDPKKNEPKPLLEVVPLTAQDAPAADPRAQKRVDKWKDSLARDLWVDETTRILADMMKAR
- a CDS encoding methyltransferase domain-containing protein; the encoded protein is MDAGELTSDALTASFRIVQRRRGHRFSVDDLATAWEAVHAAPAAASFLDLGCGIGSVLLMVAWRLAAARGFGIEAQDVSIELARRNVCENGLDERVRLVHGDLRDATRGWPHGACDLVTGTPPYLPLGTASASPDPQRAAARIELRGGVEDYLAAAARVLSPDGVVVVCADGRAPERVARGAAAAGLVPVRRVDVVPRAGRSSLFSVWTCARAARGAMEHAQVVMRDEAGARTDASRAMRQTFGLG
- a CDS encoding DUF1697 domain-containing protein, whose product is MTKSLVRYAALLRGVSPMNCKMPELARAFEAAGFVDVKTVLSSGNVVFSARAATEATLAKKAEAAMSEHMDRSFATIVRAVDDLRAILAADPFAKVRSAPGAKRVVTFLRTPPRATLELPIEVDGARILRATDREVFTVYVPSPRGAVFMTLIEKTFGKDVTTRSWETVQKLAR